Part of the Equus caballus isolate H_3958 breed thoroughbred chromosome 5, TB-T2T, whole genome shotgun sequence genome is shown below.
TATAATGCATTCcaagatatttcattttttttacagGTATGAACCTAAACTCCTGAAATCTTGTTTAATGTTTTTTGGggggattgtttttttctttcaaagattggcacctgagctaacatctcttgccaatctttttgtttgtttgttttttccttcttctccccaaagccccccagtacatagctgaaTATTCCTGTTGTAGGTCGTGCTCGTTCTGCTaggtgggacactgcctcagcatggctttatgagcggTGCTAAGTCTgggcccaggatatgaaccagcaaaaccctgggcggccaaagcagagctcacgaacttaaccactcagccatgggactggcccctaatgttttttatttaccttttttttcttattttttctggcttttatttGATTAGTAGACTTTTTTTTGACCTAACCTTTTCTAGTAGTTTGGAAGTCATACCACCTTGTATTTTTATCCTACAGttacagaaattaaatttttacttcTCCATTTAAAGACAATCaatatccttttctttctctgaacaaAACTGGAACTTTAACATGTTTTTCCACTTTATTCACAACTCCTCCCATGTTGTAGTGATTATgtataagaatatataaaattattatcatCTGTATGATTATCATGGGTACATATCATCGTGTGGTTATCATGTACATCCTGTCTATTTAATCATCTAGGCTTCACTGGGCATGGGAGGGCCTCAGCCATCTGCCCCTGGGCTGCAGTCAGAACCCCTTGGGCCAGAGGGAGAAGGCTccttccccagggctgcagtTAGAAACCTCACACAGCTGCATCACCTTAGTGAGAGCAGATGATGTACTTGAGGGGGGCCTCCAGTCCTGAAGGTCAGTTTCTCTTTAGTCCCCCCTTGCCCCAGagcccatcccccagccccagaTTCAGATTCATCCATCGTCTCGCACATCAGGCTGGTGCAACATCAGCCTGGAGTGTGGGAccccaggagccacagagaacCTGGCAGTGACCTGGCTGAGCAAGGGCCTCCCCAGGGAGTTGGAGCCAAGAGAaacaatggggccagcccccaactccagGAATCTAAGCCTGAGCCTTGCCCTGGGCCAGTTGAATGGCCACCTCACCTGTATGGTCAGCAACTCTATGGACGACAAGAATGCAACCTTACACCCGGAAAACATCTATCCATCGACGGGTGAGTGCGATCTGCTGGGAAGGGTGAAGAAAATGGGCTAGCAGAGAGTGGGGGAGGGACGAGAATGGGCGGGCTCAGGGAATGTGGTGGGACAGGGGAATAATTTAAGGCACCTGATGTGGTGCAACCGAAAGGTCCCCTGCCTGGCGAATGGCCACACCCTCGTTATAGTCTAACTTGCAACTCCAGAAATTGGACCAATATGTGGAGACTGCTGCATCACCCAGGACATAAATCTGGGACTGGCATGTGGGCACCCCCTTTCCCAGCTTTGAGGAGCCCGGAAGGCTGAATTAGTCATCAGAatccaagcaggggaggaggaggacttGAGGATTAAGGACTGAGGATTCCTTAGACCTGGAAAGCTCCTGTTCACCAGACTCAGGCCCTCCCTGGATGGGCTGGAAAAGCTTAGCACATTCAGGCTGATAGATGCCCCTTTTTTGCTGCATGACAGATGTGCCATTTCTGAGATGATTAGCACCTCTGAGTAAGTAAACCAAAGTTCAACCACCCACTGAGCAGTGAGAGCACCTGTGGTCACTACAGCCAGTTACCCACTTCCCCCATCAGCCTAAGGTGTCACCCTGCTAGATAAAGGGACAGTCCAGGGTAGGTTAGGGGGTGGAAGCCCTTACAAAGGAGCCTTGGACCTGGTTTCATACAGTATGAAACCTCCAACTTTCCCTAGCACTACGCAGAGGGAACAATGGGTGGAAAAAAGGAGGATGAGTTcagcagccccctcccacccTTGTCCCCCTAGGCTCTGCTTGCTTCACGTGGGCCTCCCGTCTGAACAGTCTCCTCCGTGTCATTTCCTCACTCACTCAGCCACTCAGCATTCAACCCTCGCACTAGGACTGAGGGCCTACCACGTGCTGGGGGGGCGTGAGTGAGAAGTAAGCTgagcccctgccctcaaggagcttacagtgcAGGGGGGCGTCACCacataccagctgtgtgaccctggaagAGTCACTTGATGTTTGGAGCCTTTTTGTAAGATGTGCAATAATTGTATCtacttcatagggctgttgtgcGATTTCAAAGGGGAATCTATGGAAAGTTATCAACACAGTGTGTGGCATGGATTGTGTcaataattattagaaaatacttcaaagaagaggaggagtaaatttctaaatataaagcCACACAGTAAGTGCTGAAGTCGAAGCAAATACAGAGGATATGGTTcaagcacaaaaaagaaagaaagaaactgagtaaCTGCTGCAGGAGTTGGGAAAGGCATCACAGAGAAGGGACCACCTGActtgggccttgaaggatgaataggagttttctTGTGGGAGTATGAGAAATATACCCCAAACAGAGAGCGCAACGTGTCCTGAGGTCTGGCGACCCCAGattcttccattctctctccctcttgggATGTACTTCTCTTCTGGGATtctgagaggagaaaagagatcCAGGTTGAGGGGATGAGCAATGGGACATCCAGCTAGCAGGAGCCTTCACGTTGCCTGtgcagagaagagacagaaagcCTAGCAGAAGAAACTTTAAAGTGACAGTGGCCAGCGTGCAGGGAGACTAGAAAGGAGGAAACCTGTCAGGGCTGTATCAAGGATGTCCACTTGGGATACAGGTCCTGAGCCAGGGTggtcccacctcctccccctgcctgcACCAGGCCTGACTGAGGCAGACCTGACACCAGCCTTTGACCCCACATTCATTTCAGAGCAAACGGCTTTGGAGAGGCATCCGTCCCACGGTTCTGAtggtgggcctgggcgctggagTGTGGATCTGGATGAGGAAGAAGATGGAGACTGGGAGAGGTAGGTGCTGGAGAGACGCTGAGAGGAGCAGTGGGATGGGGGGCCTGGAGGACACCCCAGGGAGCGGGGCAGGACTGGGCAGGACAATGGGCAGACAGAGGCTCATGGACCTCTCCTGTGAATCATCCCTGGAAGGCTGGGCTACAgcctgctgggggtgggagcagaGAACATGCCCAGGAAGGAAGGTGATGTGTGGCAGGGACAGGGCAGGGGTCTGGGACCTGAGCTTACAGCCTGGGGAGCAATAGCTGCCCTCACCCAAGGGCTGATGAGGGGTCACCTCAATTCCACGCAGCCTCATTGGGTGTCTGCTGTGTGCAGGTGGGTCTGCTCTCCTGCCCAAGGGGCCCGGCTCAGCAGCTGCTCCCCAGGCCCTTCCCACAGAAGAATCTGCTGACCTGCACACTGGTGGGGCTGATAGCCACGACTCCCCCTACATGAAGATCAGACTCCTGGGACACCCTGAGGTGGGTCTGAAGGAATCAAATCAGGTTGACCAACATCTACTCAGAGGTCATGAATCCCGGGAAGTCCAGGGTACTCTGCTCCTGTCAGGCTCTGGGTTCAATCCTTACTTTGGATGATATGGTTGCTGTGCCTGGTCACTCACAGGATGCTGGGAGCTGAGGTGAAATGAGAGGAAACCACCGATGAGGAGGACACTTTGGTCATGTGTCCACAATCTCATCAGATGTTGCTGCCACCCAGGGAGGAGGGGTGGCAGAGCAGGAGAGGCAAGAATGTAAATGGACAGGTGTCTGGTAGACCCTGCCATCTACATAGGACCCAAAGGAAGCAAAAGTAGGGGAGACCAGCAGGGCCTGGAGGTGGAGCAGACCCAAGGATCTGAGGAACATCAGGAAATCTCCTTCCCGCAGTCTGTCTCCCTCCTACCTGCCTGAGATGCTGCCATTAATGCCACCTGTTTGGATAAAGGCATTGTTGTCACCACTGATGAGATGTCCCAGTGAAAGCATCTCATGTGGCCACTGTCCATTAGATGGAAATCGGTGCAGTGGTCACAGATGGAATGATTCCACCAAAgggaaagagctggagacaggacaactGTAGGAGGAGAGGACACTCAAGGGACTTCCCTAgaagcagtagttctcaaactgaGCTCACATCGGAACCCCCTGGAGAGCATGGTAAAATAAAGTTTGCTGGGCTGACTCCAGactttctgattcagcaggtctagggAGACCCGAGCATTTGCTCaattctaacaagttcccaaagGATGCTGACACTCCTGGTCCCACTCTTTGAGAATTACTGGGC
Proteins encoded:
- the LOC106783170 gene encoding uncharacterized protein, with translation MATSPVWSATLWTTRMQPYTRKTSIHRRSKRLWRGIRPTVLMVGLGAGVWIWMRKKMETGRGGSALLPKGPGSAAAPQALPTEESADLHTGGADSHDSPYMKIRLLGHPEKDMEKGSCHSYSPECAPVIHTIYEKIQKSPEPQDDTETTETLGQ